One Phaseolus vulgaris cultivar G19833 chromosome 11, P. vulgaris v2.0, whole genome shotgun sequence genomic window carries:
- the LOC137835090 gene encoding uncharacterized protein, whose product MIQETLKTPQTTTENMAEVQQVSTSEGIRRSHRSLTQETVKTPRISRYPVAGEVAPQIYQVKSGETWMIAYQRYLADGVLPLEPAKAQKIKKNLIKYTLIDGKLFRHGFTHPILVCVDGEQCTRIMAELHEGICGSHIGGRSLSSKAIHAGYYWPTTREDCTRYAQRC is encoded by the coding sequence atgattcaggagaccctgaagacaCCTCAGACTACCACGGAAAATATGGCAGAAGTCCAACAGGTTAGCACATCAGAAGGGATAAGAAGGAGTCATCGGTCGTTAACACAGGAGACGGTGAAAACACCTAGAATAAGCAGGTACCCGGTGGCTGGGGAGGTAGCACCGCAAATTTACCAGGTCAAATCAGGAGAAACCTGGATGATAGCCTACCAACGCTACCTGGCTGATGGAGTACTCCCGCTAGAACCTGCTAAAGCtcagaaaatcaagaaaaatttgaTCAAGTACACCCTAATCGATGGGAAGTTGTTTAGGCATGGTTTCACCCATCCTATACTAGTATGTGTAGACGGTGAACAATGCACGCGCATCATGGCAGAGCtacatgaagggatatgcggtagCCACATCGGTGGCCGATCTCTCTCATCAAAGGCCATTCACGCagggtattactggccaaccaCGAGGGAGGATTGCACGAGGTACGCCCAGCGGTGCTAG